The nucleotide window GCATGCCATGGAAACAACCAGATCTACTTGTCAGTTGCATTATTTGTGTTCTCAACTCTCATCTGACTTTTTACATTTGAAAGCATAAGTAATAAATTAACAATGACCACTTAAAGATAAATTTAACCATCTTAAGTTAGCTTAACTCTTTCAAAGTAATAGATAATATTTGTTTAACTCTGATATGCATTCATGAAAGCTCTGCAATCAGCAATAAGGCTGGCGTTATGCCTCCAACACAAAAGGAACCTGGCAGAACCAATGAAAAAGGACTGAATCAGTGACTTCAAACTCTTATGACTCAACTCCTGGGTAACTTTCAGGCTGTTCCAGTGGGCTGAATCATGATTTCCATAACTCTTTTTAGTCAATAGACAAATAAGTTCATGAGACTGCTAAAACAAGATCGAGTGGAACAAGAATAAATAGCATAGCACTGGATGAACTGATGAATAAcattttattgtgtttgtttGGGATACGGTTGATGGGATTTATGTTctattttctgaatatataatGAGGCTTTATCTCATTCTCTTAAGTTATAATAATCTAGTAGACTCTGCTTTTACGAATTGAGTGAAACATTATGAGGTCATAGCTGATTCTCACTGAATCCTCTGAGTTCAAGAAACTCTTATTGAGGGtctttaggcaatggcaccccactccagtactcttgcctggaaaatcccatggatggaggagcctggtatgctacaatccatggggtcgctaagagttggacacgacttcactttcactttcacttttcactttcatgcattggagaaggaaatggcaacccactccagtgttcttgcctggagaatcacagggatggggagcctggtgggctgccgtctatggggtcgcacaaagtcagacacgactgaagtgacttagcagcagcagcagcagttttcagtaaaatgtattacttttataggTATAATAAGAACCTGTCCTCCTTTTAAACATGACATAATTTGAAAAGTTGATTATGCAACATTGAAAATGTTACTCATTTAATCAGGTCTGACCAGTCACTTTTAGGTAACAAAGGGTGACTTTGCAAAGTTTATTCTGACAAAGCCCACCTAAGTAAATCAGCCTGTTACTTGACTTATAGGTAGCCGTAGAGATGGTAAAAGAGACCAGAATGGCAGGTCAGAATGGTGGGATGTGTTTCAGagtgcaataaaataaaatactacccATATTTTTGGATACCTGAGAAGTAATCTgatcaaggatttttttttttttttttggttatagcttcctctctttcctcttttgataGAATACAATAGCAGTTTTAAAACATCCTATCCGAGATTCTATGTGAAAATTTCCAGCACTGCAGACTTAGGAAGTCCTATCTGATAAATTAACATTCTTTCTTAATCTGCATAAATAATGAAGCCAAATCTAATGAGGAGAGCCTTTTCTTGgatcaaaaatgatttttatttgaaatatttcatgaaaatgggaaagactatatgAAAAAAAAGGTATTCttcaatggaaaattcttcattGTTCACAGTCCACTCTGATAGGTTATTTACTTCTCATCATGTGGGGACATGGAGTTTTCATTGTCTTTGATCTATTTTTCAACTCTGCAACTTATAGATACTAATAGCAGTCAAAATAATTCATGTTGGTAGACATTCACATAAATTATCTGGTGGAGAGTCAATTGTCATGTGTCCTATATGATGGAATAATTCATATTTCAACTCATTTGCAAATTAATGTaaattttttattcataaatgtATCTTTTATATTTGGTCTCCTTTGTACTGAGTGTATCATTTGCCTGGTCTTTCATTAAAAATGAGTTAAATGATATCTTTAAtagatgttattttatttctttgtgagagctgttattttatgaaaattaatccTTCTCAAGGTTTATATTCTTGcataagagaaaaaacaaattatacAATGTAAAATGAGCTATGGCCTTAGGTAAAACCTGGAATACAGAAAACTTTCTGCCTTATATAACTTAGAAAATGATATCTTAATGCTCATGGaagaaatagtaaaacaaaataaatgaattaaagtatTCTTGTAAACTCTGCATACATGCATACTTGTTTGTCTTATTGGCTCCATGTGTGCACTGTAATTGCCCTTCTCAATTTCAGTTCCTGAGAGCACAGGTATAcatcataaaagtgaaaaactgtGTATTGAAAAgggatattttaaatgaataatcaaTCCTCTGTCACTTCTAATCACTAGacatttgtatatacatatagaatATTACATTAAACATGATCAAAATGGCAAGTGTATATTGTGTTCAAAAGGCtagtaaggaaagctgagtgaaaAGAGAGCTTAGAACATTTTATGTTTACATAAGAACTCAATCCTAAATTCTTAACCAGGAAGGCTGAGTCTTCAGTCTTAATAAACACATTGAGAGAAGATATTATATATTGTAAAGTGGTTAATATATGGTGTGATTGATTAACTATGCTGCTCCGTGTCCTGTACTGACTGGATTTACATTGTGGTTAAGAACCCCTGTCAGCTGTATTTTTGACACAGTTTCattaaaatcaaatttcttatctGCTGGTTCTTCACACAGTATATAACGGGGTTCATCAATGGAGGTACCAGCAGGAATACATCAGCCATGAGGATTTTAACCATTGGGGAACTGTATTTGGCAAACCGGTAGATGACAGATAGGGAGATAATGGGAACATAGAAGATGAGCACAGCAATGATGTGGGAAACACATGTATTGAGGACTTTGAGCCTTTCATTCTGTGATGCTATGCCCCACACTGCTTTAAGTATCAGCATGTAGGACATGAAAATACATGTTATGTCTAGGATGCCTGTGAGAGCCACAAACAAGCCATAAATGACATTAATCTTGTTGTCAGAGCAAGCCAGCTTCATGACATCCTGATGGAGGCAGTAAGAATGGGAAAGGAGGTTCTTCTTACAGTATCTTAGATGTTTCAGAgtaaaagggaaaggaaggatcAACAAAACATTTTTGAGAGAAAAGACAAGGCCTGTTTTTATGACTCTGGTACTGGTTAGGATAGAAGTGTATCTCAGAGGATTGCAGATGGCAATAAAGCGATCAAAAGACATGATGAGAAGTACTGATGATTCCATAGCTGAAAATCCATGAATGAAAAACTCTTGGGCAATACAGGCATTGGGGGAAATTCCTGGAGCATTGAACAAGAATATTCTTAGCATGgtagggagagaggagaaggacaGTCCCAGGTCAGAGACAGCCAACATGGATAGAAAATAATACATGGGTTCATGCAGAGAAGGctccatttttatgaaaaagaggATGGTGCAGTTCCCCACAATGGCAACAATGTACATGAGACAGATGGGAATGGAGACCCAAATGTTGGCAGACTCCAGCCCTGGGATTCCAATGAGGAAGAAGGTAGCGATATCAGTTTCAGAGGTGTTGAAGATGGACATACCAGAATATGAGGAAATCAAGATGAGAGGCCCAGGAAAcactttctgcagtgatgaaAACAGATCGGCTCAAATGCCTGACTCTAGCCTATTGCCATCATTTAAGGTCCTGTGAATCCAAGTGCTATTCATATAGTTCTCAAGTATAAACCTAAATGGataaaaatagatacatatagaGTTAGATGTCAATATCCAACTAAAgatgaaaactgagaaaaaagaaaacaaattgaaaCCTACAAGAGATATAGTTTATAACAGACATATATTCAACACAAGGACTGATGGTTCAACTAAATAGTCATACAGACAATATTTTATACAAACGAATATAGTTACATATAGTTATctattttccaaataaagaatttgagacttttgcttttcttatgtAAATATAACACTCTCCACTGTTTAggcggagaaggtgatgacactccactccagtactcttgcctgggaaatcccatggacagaggagcctggtaggctgcagttcatggggtcgcgaagagtcagacacgactgagcaacttcactttcacttttcactttcattcattggagaaggaaatggaaacccactccagtgttcttgcctagagaatcccagggatgggggagcctggtgggctgcggtctatagggtcacacagagtcagacacgactgaagtgacttagaggcagcagcagcagcagcagccactgttaAGGACATCATTAAAACATCAAtgaatttacataaaattcagAGACAATGTATTTTCCcaagtatttttatataaaacaagggtttcattttcttttccttgggttTTTTTAGTTCTCTCAAAAAATTTGGTCCTTTTCTCCACAGAGAATTTTATATCTtttgcaaaat belongs to Bos indicus x Bos taurus breed Angus x Brahman F1 hybrid chromosome 15, Bos_hybrid_MaternalHap_v2.0, whole genome shotgun sequence and includes:
- the LOC113904762 gene encoding olfactory receptor 51A4-like — protein: MSIFNTSETDIATFFLIGIPGLESANIWVSIPICLMYIVAIVGNCTILFFIKMEPSLHEPMYYFLSMLAVSDLGLSFSSLPTMLRIFLFNAPGISPNACIAQEFFIHGFSAMESSVLLIMSFDRFIAICNPLRYTSILTSTRVIKTGLVFSLKNVLLILPFPFTLKHLRYCKKNLLSHSYCLHQDVMKLACSDNKINVIYGLFVALTGILDITCIFMSYMLILKAVWGIASQNERLKVLNTCVSHIIAVLIFYVPIISLSVIYRFAKYSSPMVKILMADVFLLVPPLMNPVIYCVKNQQIRNLILMKLCQKYS